Proteins from a genomic interval of uncultured Desulfuromusa sp.:
- a CDS encoding OmpA family protein, with product MKQRLCAIFVVFLLFAGLSGCATNTTHESTKKGAGIGALVGAVSGAIIGYQNDHSGGALRGALIGGAAGGALGAGAGAYMDKQQTEFEQELANERAQHQVEIERQQNEILKLTLNSEVSFDFNSARIKSAFYSPLNKISDIMSRYPQTQILVVGHTDNVGSDQYNFDLSLRRANAVADYLIMHGVSSSRMGTEGHGEMEPIASNDTLTGRAQNRRVEIFVVPNKNAGQ from the coding sequence ATGAAACAGAGGTTATGTGCGATTTTTGTTGTTTTTTTGCTGTTTGCCGGTTTGTCTGGGTGTGCAACGAATACGACCCACGAAAGCACCAAAAAAGGGGCTGGGATTGGAGCTCTGGTCGGAGCGGTATCAGGTGCTATTATCGGTTATCAAAATGATCATTCCGGAGGGGCACTGAGAGGAGCTCTGATTGGTGGTGCTGCAGGCGGTGCATTAGGCGCAGGTGCAGGGGCCTATATGGATAAGCAGCAGACTGAGTTTGAACAAGAGCTTGCAAATGAACGTGCGCAGCATCAGGTTGAAATTGAACGGCAGCAGAATGAAATTCTCAAGCTGACATTGAACAGTGAAGTGTCTTTTGATTTTAATTCAGCGAGAATTAAGTCTGCTTTTTATTCTCCTCTTAATAAAATTTCTGACATCATGAGTCGTTATCCGCAAACCCAGATTCTGGTTGTCGGTCATACTGACAATGTTGGTTCTGACCAGTATAACTTTGATCTTTCTCTCAGAAGAGCAAACGCCGTGGCTGATTATTTAATTATGCATGGGGTGAGTAGTTCCAGAATGGGAACGGAAGGACATGGTGAAATGGAGCCAATCGCCAGCAATGATACGCTGACGGGACGCGCACAAAACCGGCGAGTGGAAATATTTGTCGTTCCGAATAAAAATGCGGGACAATAA
- a CDS encoding citrate (Si)-synthase, whose translation MSTLKKVLAEKIAAHRPRTTKLAKEFADVSLGEATIGQAIGGARGIKCLVTDISYLDPMEGIRFRGMTIPETFAALPKVPGSNYPYVEGFWYLLMTGDVPTMEQTLEVVEDWKSRSAIPEYVIDVLRALPRDSHPMVMFSSAILAMQRDSVFSSNYAAGKFNKMTCWEDMFEDSTNLMAKLGPIGAYIYRMKYKGDTHIAADPDLDMGGNFAHMIGQSEDYKDVARMYFILHSDHESGNVSAHTTHLVASALSDAYYAYSAGINGLAGPLHGLANEEVLRWTQNFMAKLGGELPTEEQLKEALWATLNSGQVIPGYGHAVLRKTDPRYTSQREFCLNTEGLKDYPLFKLVSMIFDVTPDILVEQGKAKNPWPNVDAQSGVIQWYYGVTQYEFYTVLFGIGRALGCLPNITWDRALGYAIERPKSVTTDMLEAAAGIK comes from the coding sequence ATGTCAACATTGAAAAAGGTTTTAGCGGAAAAGATTGCTGCGCATCGTCCCCGCACAACCAAACTGGCTAAAGAGTTTGCTGATGTCAGTCTTGGCGAAGCGACTATCGGTCAGGCAATCGGTGGTGCTCGCGGTATCAAGTGTCTGGTTACTGATATCTCCTATCTTGATCCGATGGAAGGGATCCGCTTCCGCGGCATGACTATTCCTGAAACTTTTGCAGCTCTGCCAAAAGTTCCTGGTAGCAATTATCCTTATGTTGAGGGTTTCTGGTATCTGCTGATGACCGGTGATGTTCCAACTATGGAGCAAACACTTGAGGTTGTTGAAGACTGGAAGAGCCGTTCAGCGATTCCTGAGTATGTTATTGACGTTCTTCGTGCTCTGCCACGTGACAGCCATCCAATGGTTATGTTCTCATCAGCTATTCTGGCCATGCAACGTGACTCTGTATTTTCAAGCAACTATGCTGCCGGCAAATTCAACAAGATGACTTGCTGGGAAGATATGTTTGAAGATTCCACTAACCTGATGGCCAAACTTGGTCCTATCGGTGCATACATCTATCGCATGAAGTACAAAGGCGATACACATATCGCTGCCGATCCGGATCTGGATATGGGTGGTAACTTTGCTCATATGATCGGGCAAAGTGAAGATTACAAAGATGTTGCCCGGATGTATTTCATCCTCCATTCCGATCATGAGTCCGGTAATGTTTCTGCTCATACGACTCACCTTGTTGCTTCTGCCCTGTCAGATGCTTACTATGCCTACAGTGCCGGTATCAACGGTCTTGCTGGTCCTCTGCATGGTCTGGCAAACGAAGAAGTTCTCCGTTGGACTCAAAACTTCATGGCTAAGCTTGGTGGCGAACTGCCAACTGAAGAGCAGCTTAAAGAAGCTCTCTGGGCAACTCTTAACAGCGGTCAGGTTATTCCTGGTTACGGTCACGCTGTTCTGCGTAAAACTGACCCACGCTACACCTCACAGCGTGAGTTCTGCCTCAACACTGAAGGCCTCAAAGATTATCCATTGTTCAAACTGGTCAGCATGATCTTTGATGTGACCCCGGATATTCTGGTTGAGCAAGGTAAAGCCAAGAACCCATGGCCAAATGTTGACGCTCAGTCAGGTGTCATCCAATGGTACTATGGTGTTACCCAGTACGAATTCTACACCGTTCTGTTCGGTATCGGTCGTGCTCTTGGTTGCTTGCCGAACATTACTTGGGACCGTGCTCTTGGTTATGCTATTGAGCGTCCTAAGTCTGTTACCACTGATATGCTTGAGGCTGCTGCCGGTATCAAATAA
- a CDS encoding ATP-binding protein, which produces MKKFFSNIIPMWVLILSLLLATVLVWQGTRWAYTDALNKLIKVGGERMTLYSATLHEALSRYAYLPYVLSQNIDIKILLKSSFNTESVNKYLESLNAEAGSDALYVMSSIGDTLAASNWRDPQTYIGHNYGFRPYFTDAKSNMKGRFFAIGATTGRPGYFMSHSVSDNGQFLGATVAKVDLTPLQDDWRKGGETVLVSDANGVLFLSSREDWKYRTLTQLSENQRTMILAGRQYGAQALELLPLKTIEILAEGQKIVRFDNALYLFLSRPLEDLGWQLHHVAPLAPVQEQGQVVMIIGIVLMLLILALSLYARERRQKQISRRKAQQAEAIQEMNLRLQAEIAERNRTESVLHETQKELVQAGKLAALGHMAAGIVHELNQPISAIRTQAASGYLLLDRHETGKVRETLSAINRMTEHMASITAQLKTFAHKIPPKRRDQVVLQDCLDGALSMTATLFSDFGISLFTDVPEEQVVLSGDQVRIKQVLVNLIRNAVDAMKDCEKKDLSIKVSVLEQEVEIAMSDSGVGIAEQNLGELFTPFFTTKDVGEGLGLGLSISYRIITDLEGSIRVRNLAGGGACFTIKLPLVRK; this is translated from the coding sequence ATGAAGAAATTTTTTAGCAATATTATTCCTATGTGGGTGCTTATTCTCAGCCTTTTGCTGGCGACAGTGCTTGTCTGGCAGGGAACCCGTTGGGCTTACACTGATGCTCTGAATAAACTGATAAAGGTCGGTGGAGAGAGGATGACGTTGTATTCCGCTACATTGCATGAAGCTCTTAGTCGTTACGCCTACCTTCCTTATGTTCTGTCTCAGAATATTGATATTAAGATTCTGTTGAAATCTTCTTTCAATACCGAATCAGTGAACAAATATCTGGAGTCCCTCAACGCCGAAGCTGGTTCTGATGCTCTTTATGTGATGAGTTCCATTGGCGATACTCTGGCTGCGAGTAACTGGAGAGATCCGCAAACTTATATCGGCCACAATTATGGGTTCAGGCCTTATTTCACCGATGCAAAATCCAACATGAAGGGACGATTTTTTGCCATTGGTGCGACAACCGGAAGGCCCGGCTATTTTATGTCTCATTCGGTTTCAGATAATGGTCAGTTCCTGGGAGCAACGGTTGCTAAAGTTGACCTGACACCATTACAGGATGATTGGCGCAAGGGAGGGGAGACGGTTCTAGTCAGTGATGCTAATGGTGTTCTGTTTCTCTCTAGCCGGGAGGACTGGAAATACCGAACCCTAACGCAATTGTCGGAAAATCAGAGAACAATGATCCTTGCAGGAAGGCAGTACGGTGCACAGGCTCTTGAATTGTTACCTCTGAAGACGATTGAGATTCTGGCTGAGGGACAAAAAATCGTCCGTTTTGATAATGCCCTTTATCTGTTCCTCTCGCGGCCGCTTGAAGATCTGGGTTGGCAACTTCATCATGTTGCCCCGTTGGCTCCGGTTCAGGAGCAGGGCCAGGTCGTTATGATTATTGGCATTGTTTTAATGTTACTCATTCTGGCTCTTTCTTTATATGCCAGGGAACGGCGACAAAAGCAGATTTCACGGCGGAAAGCACAACAGGCTGAGGCAATTCAGGAGATGAATCTGCGCTTGCAGGCAGAGATTGCTGAGCGAAATCGAACCGAGAGTGTTTTGCATGAGACGCAAAAAGAATTAGTTCAGGCTGGAAAGTTGGCGGCACTGGGCCATATGGCTGCGGGGATTGTTCATGAGTTAAATCAGCCCATTTCTGCTATTCGCACTCAAGCTGCCAGTGGCTATTTGCTTCTGGACAGGCATGAGACAGGAAAAGTTCGTGAAACCTTGTCCGCTATCAATCGCATGACTGAACATATGGCTTCCATTACTGCTCAGCTGAAAACGTTTGCGCACAAGATTCCTCCGAAGCGTAGAGATCAGGTTGTGTTGCAGGATTGTCTTGACGGTGCTTTAAGTATGACGGCCACGTTATTCAGTGATTTTGGTATTTCACTTTTTACTGATGTTCCTGAAGAACAGGTGGTATTGAGTGGCGACCAAGTCCGGATAAAGCAGGTTTTGGTGAACCTGATTCGCAATGCTGTTGATGCTATGAAGGATTGTGAAAAAAAAGATTTGTCGATTAAAGTTTCTGTCCTGGAACAAGAAGTAGAAATTGCCATGAGTGACAGTGGTGTTGGCATTGCCGAACAAAATCTGGGGGAGCTGTTTACCCCATTTTTTACGACCAAAGATGTGGGTGAAGGGTTAGGCCTCGGATTGTCGATCTCTTACAGAATTATAACTGATCTCGAAGGAAGCATCAGAGTCAGAAATCTTGCTGGTGGGGGAGCGTGCTTTACTATTAAACTCCCCCTGGTAAGGAAGTGA
- a CDS encoding ATP-binding protein has product MSHTQQLSHQEYALILENIDDAIIAVDQQGKIIYFNSSAQLFSGLSEKQSIHQSFFECFKGHETLCYLLRTTLQEGRSISSHETVTLRKTNSRQRQVSVTVSPILPASTSQQGAVIVLHDLTRVRSLESAVRNADRLAMIETMAAGLAHEIKNPLGGIKGSAQLLQMELSGNDELQEYTQLIVRETTRVNRIIEELLNLSRPRKTQIEFVNISQILNEIITLQKNTVGDRGILFVWELDPSIPDIPGDHDLLMRLFLNLIKNSCEATEDHSKITIATKVDTEYHLRRPDNRSTPMVQISISDQGPGISAAELEKILTPFYTTKETGSGLGLPMCQKIVTDHGGMLEFINRSEGGTKVKVSLPLFHNLTDNKTEKG; this is encoded by the coding sequence ATGAGTCACACCCAGCAACTTTCACATCAGGAATATGCCCTGATTCTGGAAAACATTGATGACGCCATCATTGCCGTTGATCAGCAGGGAAAAATAATTTATTTCAACTCATCTGCTCAGCTGTTTTCAGGATTATCTGAAAAACAATCAATTCATCAATCTTTTTTTGAATGCTTTAAAGGTCATGAAACCCTCTGCTATCTGTTGCGCACAACTCTTCAGGAAGGGCGCTCAATCTCAAGTCATGAGACGGTCACTTTAAGAAAGACAAATTCACGACAACGTCAGGTCAGTGTCACCGTTTCACCGATACTCCCAGCCTCCACTTCACAGCAGGGAGCAGTTATCGTCCTTCACGACCTGACTCGCGTGCGTTCACTCGAAAGCGCGGTACGCAATGCTGATCGCTTAGCCATGATTGAAACCATGGCCGCAGGGCTGGCACACGAGATCAAAAACCCTCTCGGCGGCATCAAGGGATCTGCTCAACTGCTGCAGATGGAACTGAGCGGAAATGATGAGCTACAAGAGTACACTCAACTCATTGTCCGGGAAACAACGCGGGTCAATCGCATCATTGAAGAATTATTGAACCTTTCGCGCCCTCGGAAAACTCAGATTGAATTCGTTAATATCAGTCAGATTCTGAATGAAATTATAACCTTACAAAAAAATACCGTAGGTGATCGTGGCATTCTCTTCGTGTGGGAGCTCGATCCGAGCATTCCGGATATTCCAGGGGATCATGATTTACTGATGAGACTGTTTTTGAACCTGATAAAAAACAGTTGTGAAGCAACAGAAGATCATAGCAAAATCACAATAGCAACCAAAGTTGATACGGAATATCACTTAAGACGACCGGATAACCGTTCAACTCCCATGGTTCAAATTTCCATCAGTGATCAGGGGCCGGGAATTTCCGCAGCAGAGTTGGAAAAAATCCTCACCCCCTTCTACACCACCAAAGAAACAGGTAGCGGGCTTGGTTTGCCAATGTGCCAGAAAATTGTGACCGACCATGGGGGAATGCTGGAATTCATCAACAGGAGTGAAGGGGGAACGAAAGTCAAAGTTTCATTGCCGTTATTCCACAACCTGACTGATAATAAAACCGAAAAAGGATAA
- a CDS encoding methyltransferase domain-containing protein: MNSKFKNRIREQFGRTASAYVEATHFSGGEDLEQAAKLLKPSHDDNMLDVACGGGHMALFFAPMVRQVVASDLTMQMLKKAQEHIAEEGRVDNVVFREADAEDLPFPAGSFTLLTCRIAPHHFPDVPKALREFHRVLRRGGRMAIIDTLMPSDPEIADFFQTMEKMRNPTHIKAFNEDEWREMIQDSELILQEIQIISKTHDFQEWTKTAGLNRGKVQELNKFFMDAPQKIHDYFQIESFAGEVESYTDKKLLIYATRKEKEKHIHQKATPEIMEATDKPADTDKD, encoded by the coding sequence ATGAACAGTAAATTTAAAAATCGAATCCGTGAGCAGTTTGGCAGAACTGCTTCTGCATATGTTGAAGCGACCCATTTTTCCGGTGGTGAAGACTTGGAACAAGCAGCAAAGCTGCTTAAGCCGTCTCATGATGATAATATGCTCGATGTCGCCTGTGGCGGCGGCCATATGGCGCTCTTTTTTGCACCTATGGTCAGACAGGTTGTTGCTTCTGACCTGACGATGCAAATGCTGAAAAAAGCCCAGGAGCACATTGCCGAAGAAGGTCGAGTTGACAATGTTGTTTTCCGTGAAGCAGACGCTGAAGACCTCCCCTTTCCGGCGGGATCTTTTACTCTTCTCACCTGTCGTATTGCTCCTCATCATTTTCCGGATGTTCCTAAGGCGTTACGTGAATTTCACCGTGTTTTACGTCGCGGTGGTCGAATGGCCATCATTGACACTCTGATGCCGTCAGATCCTGAAATTGCAGATTTCTTCCAAACCATGGAAAAAATGCGCAACCCAACCCACATCAAAGCATTTAATGAAGATGAATGGCGGGAAATGATCCAGGACTCCGAACTGATTCTACAAGAAATTCAAATTATTTCGAAAACGCATGACTTTCAAGAATGGACAAAAACAGCAGGGCTGAATCGTGGGAAGGTTCAGGAGCTGAACAAATTCTTCATGGACGCCCCGCAAAAGATCCACGACTATTTTCAAATTGAATCTTTCGCCGGTGAAGTCGAGTCTTATACTGACAAAAAATTATTGATCTACGCCACGCGAAAAGAAAAAGAAAAACATATCCACCAAAAGGCAACGCCAGAAATCATGGAAGCGACCGACAAACCTGCTGACACAGATAAAGACTAG
- a CDS encoding class I SAM-dependent rRNA methyltransferase — MKKCHVGPETIRMLELGHPWVLSDRYTKQWPVGESGELIALVDDKNHHLATALYDPKDRIVARVLDHNKIQLTVEWLEKKLLQAKLLRLHARLDETDAYRWLNSEGDGLPGVTIDRYGDYVMLQLYTSGWDIHLDLLTTAVQKVFQPKGIYRKLRPQETRALEAKRRTKEYSHLIAGKPAPVPLQVQENGLNFLVDLREGLNTGLFPDQRRNRQEFSARVAGKRVLNLFAFTGAFSVVAAASGAQKVTSVDVSAKYLDIARENFSINRINPKRHEFVVGDVFTELAKMQAQKRRFDVILFDPPSFSTTSKSRFSTHGGTSKLVSATMPLLESGGLLISSSNHQKVSMDDYMKELRRGALQSGDQLKTIFTSGQPEDFPCSVSFPEGRYLKFVISVKNQ, encoded by the coding sequence ATGAAAAAATGTCATGTTGGTCCGGAAACAATCCGTATGCTTGAATTGGGACATCCCTGGGTTCTCTCTGATCGTTACACAAAGCAATGGCCTGTCGGCGAGTCAGGTGAGCTGATCGCACTTGTTGATGATAAAAACCATCATCTGGCGACTGCCCTGTACGACCCCAAAGATCGGATTGTCGCGAGAGTTCTCGATCACAATAAAATACAGTTAACCGTAGAATGGCTTGAAAAGAAGCTTCTGCAAGCGAAGTTGTTGCGTTTGCATGCCCGACTCGACGAAACCGATGCGTACCGCTGGCTCAATAGTGAAGGAGATGGATTGCCCGGGGTGACGATTGACCGTTACGGCGATTATGTGATGCTGCAACTTTATACCTCTGGCTGGGATATCCATCTTGATCTTTTGACGACAGCAGTACAAAAAGTTTTTCAGCCTAAAGGGATTTACCGTAAGTTGAGACCTCAGGAAACGCGTGCGTTGGAAGCAAAAAGACGAACAAAGGAATACAGTCATTTAATTGCAGGGAAGCCGGCACCCGTTCCCTTGCAAGTGCAAGAAAACGGATTGAACTTTCTGGTCGATTTACGAGAAGGGCTCAATACCGGTCTTTTCCCGGATCAGAGGCGTAATCGACAAGAATTTTCGGCTCGGGTTGCTGGGAAGCGAGTGTTGAATCTATTTGCTTTTACAGGAGCTTTTTCTGTTGTCGCTGCCGCTTCCGGGGCTCAAAAAGTGACCAGTGTCGATGTTTCGGCAAAGTATCTGGATATTGCTCGAGAGAACTTTTCCATCAACAGAATTAATCCGAAACGACATGAGTTTGTTGTCGGTGATGTGTTTACTGAATTGGCCAAAATGCAGGCACAAAAGCGTCGTTTTGATGTTATTTTGTTTGATCCCCCATCATTCTCCACGACCAGCAAAAGTCGTTTTTCCACCCATGGGGGAACGTCAAAGCTTGTTTCTGCAACCATGCCCCTGCTGGAATCCGGTGGTTTACTCATCAGTTCCAGTAATCATCAAAAAGTCTCTATGGACGATTATATGAAAGAGTTGCGGCGAGGGGCTTTGCAGTCCGGGGACCAGCTGAAGACAATTTTCACCAGCGGCCAGCCGGAAGATTTTCCCTGCTCTGTCAGTTTTCCTGAAGGTCGATATCTCAAATTTGTTATCAGTGTGAAAAACCAGTGA
- the dusB gene encoding tRNA dihydrouridine synthase DusB, translating to MQTKSPQIKTLQLSSPVILAPMAGITSLPYRRVMKSFGAGLVFSEMISANGLIRDGKRTHLLMATHKEEFPLGIQLFGESPTVLSMATEIIRDETNLLDINMGCPVKKVVRNGAGSALLQDPLKVARILAAVRKIYPGPLTIKIRSGWDEQSLNFLEIGRIAEAEGVDAITLHPRPRSQGFSGNARWDHISALKSTLNIPVFGSGDIFNAADGLKMLQQTGCDAIMIGRGSYGNPWLIRQILDQLDGKPVTSPSPQEKYQIALHHLQLHHEHFGEKKAILEMRKHLCWYARGFEGAALFRASLQKIERLDQILELTRMFFSECEAA from the coding sequence ATGCAAACAAAATCACCCCAAATAAAGACCCTGCAACTATCAAGTCCTGTCATCCTTGCACCAATGGCGGGAATCACCAGTCTCCCCTATCGAAGAGTGATGAAATCATTCGGCGCCGGCCTGGTTTTCTCAGAAATGATAAGTGCCAATGGCCTGATCCGGGACGGCAAAAGAACACATCTCCTGATGGCCACCCACAAAGAGGAATTTCCCCTTGGTATTCAGCTATTTGGAGAAAGTCCGACGGTTCTCTCAATGGCCACGGAAATCATCAGAGATGAAACCAATCTGCTGGACATAAACATGGGTTGTCCGGTCAAAAAAGTGGTGCGAAACGGAGCAGGCAGTGCACTGCTTCAAGACCCCCTCAAGGTTGCCCGAATTCTTGCTGCTGTCCGTAAAATTTATCCCGGCCCCCTGACGATAAAAATACGCTCAGGTTGGGACGAACAATCTCTTAACTTTTTAGAGATAGGTCGGATTGCCGAAGCAGAGGGCGTTGATGCAATTACCCTTCATCCACGCCCTCGGAGCCAGGGATTTTCCGGAAACGCACGCTGGGATCACATTTCTGCGCTCAAATCGACGCTAAATATACCAGTGTTTGGAAGTGGGGACATCTTCAATGCCGCTGATGGTCTGAAAATGCTGCAACAGACAGGTTGCGACGCCATTATGATAGGGCGAGGAAGCTATGGAAACCCCTGGTTGATTCGTCAAATTCTGGACCAACTGGACGGAAAACCGGTGACATCTCCAAGCCCGCAGGAAAAGTACCAGATAGCATTGCACCATCTGCAGTTGCATCATGAGCACTTTGGAGAGAAAAAAGCTATTCTGGAGATGCGAAAACATCTCTGTTGGTACGCACGGGGTTTTGAAGGTGCGGCCCTTTTTCGCGCATCCCTGCAAAAAATAGAACGGCTCGATCAAATTCTGGAGCTCACCAGAATGTTTTTTTCTGAATGTGAGGCGGCATGA
- a CDS encoding sigma-54 dependent transcriptional regulator, translated as MAIQRILVADDEESIRWVLSKALKKQGFHVDLAEDGSQARNLAQKHNYDLAILDIKMPGVQGLELLKQFRTEYPNTLIIIMTAEATMENAVAAMKHGAYDYLTKPFDLTALDAIILKAEKAADLTGEIDHLKEELQDHYSVGRAIIGNSQAMQDIYKILGRVAGSDATILVTGESGTGKELIARAIHVNSQRLGKPLIALNCAAIPHELLETELFGHERGAFTGATERKIGKFEQANGGTLFLDEIGDMPLELQAKLLRVLQEKEITRTGGNQTLHVDVRIVAATNQDILTRVKEKQFREDLYYRLNVVPIRMPALRERRDDIPLLADYFLQKSKQDLGIESMEYSKELLELFKIHNWPGNVRELENNIKRATLLSPHQVLTPADFPDLLEGRKYQRQDESLESLVAQKLENSLSRMNLHEMNTLYEMVLHQVERPLINIVLQKTRGIRSKQPRFWGSTATP; from the coding sequence ATGGCGATTCAACGTATTCTTGTCGCGGACGATGAAGAGAGCATCCGCTGGGTACTATCCAAAGCGCTAAAAAAACAAGGATTCCATGTTGACTTGGCTGAAGACGGTTCTCAAGCCAGAAATCTGGCTCAGAAACACAACTATGATCTAGCGATTCTGGACATTAAAATGCCGGGAGTCCAGGGGCTTGAGCTACTGAAACAATTTCGCACTGAATATCCAAACACCTTAATTATCATCATGACAGCTGAAGCAACCATGGAAAATGCTGTTGCAGCCATGAAACACGGTGCGTACGACTACCTTACCAAACCTTTTGACTTGACGGCCCTGGATGCCATTATCCTCAAAGCAGAAAAAGCGGCTGACCTTACAGGAGAAATTGACCACTTAAAAGAAGAGTTGCAGGATCACTACAGCGTTGGGCGAGCCATCATCGGCAACAGTCAGGCGATGCAGGATATCTACAAAATTCTCGGCCGCGTTGCAGGTTCCGATGCCACGATTCTGGTCACAGGTGAAAGTGGCACCGGCAAAGAGCTGATTGCCAGGGCCATCCACGTTAACAGTCAACGGCTCGGCAAACCCCTGATCGCCCTTAATTGCGCTGCCATCCCCCATGAGCTGCTGGAAACAGAACTGTTTGGCCATGAGCGTGGTGCTTTTACCGGAGCAACAGAACGTAAAATCGGGAAATTCGAACAAGCCAACGGCGGAACCCTGTTTTTGGATGAAATAGGTGACATGCCCCTTGAACTGCAGGCAAAACTGCTGCGGGTTTTACAGGAAAAAGAAATAACCCGTACCGGAGGGAATCAGACTCTCCATGTTGATGTCCGAATTGTTGCGGCCACCAATCAGGATATCCTGACTCGGGTGAAAGAAAAACAGTTCCGTGAAGACCTCTATTATCGTCTCAACGTGGTCCCGATCAGAATGCCGGCCCTGCGTGAACGGCGTGACGATATTCCGCTGCTGGCCGATTATTTTCTGCAAAAGTCAAAACAGGATCTCGGGATCGAGTCCATGGAGTACAGCAAAGAGCTGCTGGAGTTATTCAAAATCCACAACTGGCCGGGAAATGTCAGAGAACTGGAGAATAATATTAAGAGAGCCACCCTCCTCTCCCCCCACCAGGTGCTGACACCAGCGGATTTTCCGGATTTACTCGAAGGCCGGAAATATCAACGCCAGGATGAGTCCCTGGAATCTCTGGTTGCACAAAAACTTGAAAATTCTCTGTCACGAATGAATCTTCATGAAATGAACACCCTATATGAGATGGTTCTTCATCAGGTGGAGCGCCCCCTGATTAATATCGTATTACAAAAAACCCGGGGAATCAGATCAAAACAGCCCAGATTCTGGGGATCAACCGCAACACCTTAA
- a CDS encoding sigma-54 dependent transcriptional regulator, translated as MTEGENKVYLVDDDAEMRAATAQWLELSGCHVQSFTDAPTALIQLSNKFDGVVVSDIRMPKMDGMTFLSRLYALDSDIPVVLLTAHGDVQMAVDAMQKGAYDFIEKPFDPEYLLDIVRRACEKRRLVMENRELRRRLAGVCGIEQRLIGNSPEIRRLREEILDVADTDAPVLIQGETGTGKEVVARCLHTFGARRDGKYVAVNCGAVPENIFESELFGHERGAFTGADRQRIGRFEYAQGGVLFLDEIGTMPLPLQVKVLRALQEREIIRIGSNEARPVDIRLISATSKNLLEECSAGTFREDLYYRINVVELRVPPLRERGEDILLLFNYFVGQAAVAYNRPEVSLQDADIGLMMNHDWPGNVRELKNIAERYVLSSVPIGQRLKSVLRSPTQGAANAGNSSLQELMRYHERLLLEQALIRHCGDVQAVMIDLDLPRRTLNEKMARHHLDRKNYL; from the coding sequence ATGACCGAAGGTGAAAATAAGGTTTATCTGGTTGATGATGATGCCGAAATGCGGGCTGCAACAGCTCAGTGGTTGGAACTCTCCGGTTGTCATGTCCAAAGCTTTACAGATGCTCCAACAGCATTAATCCAACTGTCTAACAAATTCGATGGAGTTGTTGTCAGCGATATCCGGATGCCGAAAATGGACGGTATGACTTTTCTTTCCCGTCTCTACGCTCTTGATTCAGATATCCCTGTCGTGTTGCTGACTGCTCATGGCGATGTGCAGATGGCAGTTGATGCTATGCAAAAAGGGGCCTATGATTTTATTGAGAAGCCATTTGATCCTGAATATCTCCTTGATATTGTGCGCCGGGCTTGTGAAAAACGTCGCTTAGTTATGGAAAACCGTGAATTACGACGTCGTTTAGCAGGTGTGTGTGGTATTGAGCAACGTTTAATCGGTAACAGTCCGGAAATCAGACGGCTTCGGGAAGAAATTCTCGATGTTGCGGATACCGATGCTCCAGTGTTGATCCAGGGAGAAACCGGTACGGGAAAAGAGGTCGTCGCGCGTTGTTTACACACATTTGGAGCTCGACGGGACGGTAAATATGTTGCTGTAAACTGTGGCGCTGTTCCTGAAAACATTTTTGAAAGTGAGCTGTTCGGTCATGAGCGTGGCGCCTTTACCGGTGCTGACCGGCAGCGTATCGGTCGTTTTGAGTACGCGCAAGGAGGGGTTCTCTTTCTGGACGAAATCGGGACGATGCCTCTCCCTTTGCAGGTCAAAGTTTTACGCGCATTACAGGAGCGTGAAATTATCAGGATCGGCAGTAATGAGGCTCGACCGGTTGATATCAGGCTGATAAGTGCGACCAGCAAGAATCTTCTGGAGGAATGCTCTGCCGGAACCTTTCGTGAAGATCTTTATTATCGGATTAATGTTGTCGAGTTGCGGGTGCCACCATTGCGTGAGCGTGGTGAAGATATTCTGCTGTTGTTCAATTATTTTGTCGGCCAGGCTGCTGTTGCGTACAATCGACCCGAGGTTTCGCTTCAGGATGCGGATATCGGCTTGATGATGAATCACGACTGGCCAGGAAATGTCCGGGAGTTGAAGAACATCGCTGAGCGGTATGTTCTTTCCTCTGTGCCAATCGGTCAGAGGTTGAAATCGGTCCTCCGGTCTCCGACTCAAGGCGCTGCAAATGCTGGGAATTCTTCGTTGCAGGAATTGATGCGTTACCATGAGCGCCTGTTGCTTGAGCAAGCTTTAATTCGTCATTGCGGAGATGTTCAGGCCGTCATGATTGATCTGGATCTGCCTCGACGGACATTGAATGAAAAAATGGCCCGTCATCATCTGGACAGAAAAAATTATCTCTAG